The Paraburkholderia fungorum genome window below encodes:
- a CDS encoding pentapeptide MXKDX repeat protein: protein MKRIAIAAFATVLLVSGGSAFAQASGAMSNDSMSKDTMSKDSMAKGSMSKDAMGKDSMAKDS from the coding sequence ATGAAGCGCATTGCAATTGCAGCATTTGCCACGGTGTTGCTCGTTAGCGGTGGCTCGGCGTTCGCGCAGGCGAGCGGCGCGATGTCCAATGATTCGATGTCGAAAGACACGATGAGCAAGGACTCGATGGCCAAGGGTTCGATGTCCAAAGACGCCATGGGCAAGGACTCCATGGCGAAGGACTCATGA